One Candidatus Sulfurimonas baltica DNA segment encodes these proteins:
- a CDS encoding carbonic anhydrase, which produces MNLSKTLASSLTAAVLSTTLFAGVHGTHWGYTGHEGPENWGNLDPKNFMCKDGRNQSPVNISSDVIVTTAEGLDKIKFSYTTEAAEVINNGHTIQVNVKPGSSIEVDGTQFDLKQFHFHTPSENQIEGKHFPLEAHFVHVSEKGELAVVALMFEDGEENKLIKKVWNQMSDQAGETSSCGVSAAKARDFLPQNKDYYRFDGSLTTPPCSEGVRWLVLQNYSHVNKEQVAKFKEVMHGNDNRPIQPINARKVLK; this is translated from the coding sequence ATGAATTTATCAAAAACTTTGGCAAGCAGTTTAACGGCTGCTGTTTTAAGTACTACACTTTTTGCAGGTGTACATGGGACCCATTGGGGTTATACAGGCCATGAAGGTCCTGAGAATTGGGGTAATTTAGATCCAAAAAATTTTATGTGTAAAGATGGCAGAAATCAGTCTCCCGTCAATATAAGCTCTGATGTCATTGTAACTACAGCAGAAGGGCTGGATAAGATTAAATTTTCATATACTACGGAGGCTGCAGAGGTTATAAACAACGGACATACTATACAGGTTAATGTTAAGCCTGGAAGCTCTATAGAGGTTGATGGGACTCAATTTGATTTAAAACAGTTTCATTTCCATACACCAAGCGAGAATCAAATTGAGGGTAAACACTTTCCTTTAGAAGCTCATTTTGTTCATGTTAGTGAAAAAGGTGAATTGGCTGTTGTTGCACTTATGTTTGAAGATGGTGAAGAGAATAAATTAATTAAAAAAGTTTGGAATCAGATGTCAGATCAAGCCGGAGAAACTTCTAGTTGTGGAGTTAGTGCAGCAAAAGCAAGAGATTTTTTACCACAAAACAAAGATTACTACAGATTTGACGGTTCTTTAACTACTCCACCATGTAGCGAGGGTGTTAGATGGCTTGTTCTTCAAAACTACTCACATGTAAACAAAGAGCAGGTTGCTAAGTTTAAAGAAGTTATGCACGGTAATGACAATAGACCAATTCAGCCAATCAACGCTAGAAAAGTTTTAAAATAA
- a CDS encoding tRNA-uridine aminocarboxypropyltransferase yields MQTLYGDREKCYNCYRPKSSCMCGYVNSIKTKTKFIILMHPKEFKKVKNGTGHLTHLSLENSELFIGIDFSNHKKINEILSTCNSYILYPSKDAINISREKLHDNKPSNQKDIAIFIIDSTWACSLKMLRESKNLQNLNHISFENNKLSQFKIKEQPADYCLSTIESTLSLLELLNFWKYENIENDYLKTFLNPFEKMVEYQLKCVDNRLNDSVRYKNKHKFFN; encoded by the coding sequence ATGCAAACACTTTATGGTGATAGAGAAAAATGTTACAATTGTTACAGACCGAAAAGCTCCTGCATGTGTGGCTATGTAAACAGTATTAAAACAAAAACAAAGTTTATAATTTTGATGCATCCAAAAGAGTTTAAAAAAGTAAAGAATGGAACCGGGCATTTAACTCATCTGTCGCTTGAAAATTCGGAACTTTTTATTGGAATTGACTTTAGCAATCATAAAAAAATCAATGAGATTCTCTCTACATGTAACAGTTATATACTCTACCCATCAAAAGATGCGATAAATATCAGCAGGGAAAAATTGCATGACAACAAGCCGAGTAATCAAAAAGATATAGCTATATTTATTATAGATTCGACTTGGGCATGTTCACTGAAGATGTTAAGAGAATCAAAAAATTTGCAAAATCTAAATCATATTAGTTTTGAGAACAATAAACTTTCACAATTCAAGATAAAAGAGCAGCCGGCAGATTATTGTCTATCTACAATTGAATCAACTTTGAGTCTTTTAGAACTTTTAAACTTTTGGAAGTATGAAAACATAGAAAATGACTATTTAAAGACATTTTTAAATCCATTTGAAAAAATGGTAGAGTACCAGCTAAAATGCGTGGATAATCGCCTTAACGATTCAGTAAGATATAAAAATAAACATAAGTTTTTTAATTAA
- a CDS encoding NAD(P)/FAD-dependent oxidoreductase gives MILNKNFDLIVVGGGAAGIMSAIISARDGKSVLLLEKLPKIASKLKATGGGRCNLTNTLSNEEFMAKFGRDGRFMQDALGAFDHKALIGFFKDIGVETHAPDGFRIFPTSHSSSTIISALEDELRTLHVEVLCSQKVQKLLHVEDKIVGIETPSDTFYASNVVVATGGLGYPTLGAQGDGYEMAQELGHKTTELYPAMMPLKTKDEWVKNCRADTIAKAELRVDLKKHNKLRATGDLIFTSNGIRGPVVLDFAREITPLLSKYGELSILANLTKGMNEEQLNQHLKKEVETNPHAEILKHICTLLPEALSLALLDLAGIDPKSKYGKISGSSKAKLINILAWTPLTINGHDGFKMAMITRGGINLKEINPRTMQSKLIDGLYFCGEVMNLDGPCGGYNLQWSFASGYLAGLLKK, from the coding sequence ATGATCTTGAACAAAAACTTTGACCTTATCGTTGTTGGTGGCGGTGCAGCGGGGATAATGTCTGCAATAATATCTGCGCGAGATGGAAAAAGTGTTCTGCTTTTAGAAAAACTTCCTAAAATTGCTTCAAAACTAAAGGCTACCGGCGGTGGCAGATGCAACCTTACCAATACTCTTTCAAATGAGGAGTTTATGGCTAAGTTCGGTCGTGACGGCCGATTTATGCAAGATGCGCTTGGGGCATTTGACCACAAAGCCCTTATAGGTTTTTTCAAAGATATAGGAGTTGAGACACACGCTCCTGACGGTTTTAGAATTTTTCCAACTTCTCATAGCTCATCTACTATTATCTCTGCTCTTGAAGATGAGTTACGCACTCTACATGTAGAAGTTTTATGCTCACAAAAAGTACAAAAACTTCTACATGTAGAGGATAAAATTGTAGGTATTGAAACGCCATCTGACACTTTTTATGCGTCAAATGTCGTAGTAGCCACCGGAGGACTCGGCTACCCAACGCTTGGAGCTCAGGGTGACGGTTATGAGATGGCTCAAGAACTCGGACACAAAACAACAGAACTGTATCCAGCCATGATGCCTCTTAAGACAAAAGATGAATGGGTTAAAAATTGTCGTGCAGATACAATCGCTAAAGCTGAGCTTAGAGTTGATTTGAAAAAACACAACAAACTCAGGGCAACAGGAGATTTGATATTTACAAGTAACGGAATCAGGGGTCCGGTTGTTTTGGATTTTGCCAGAGAGATTACACCACTTTTATCAAAATATGGCGAACTTTCAATACTTGCTAATTTAACAAAAGGGATGAATGAAGAGCAGTTAAACCAGCACTTAAAAAAAGAAGTCGAGACGAATCCACATGCAGAAATTTTAAAACATATCTGCACCCTGCTCCCGGAGGCTCTCTCTTTGGCGTTACTTGACTTAGCCGGCATTGACCCAAAGAGTAAATATGGGAAAATTTCAGGCTCTTCAAAAGCAAAACTCATAAACATACTTGCCTGGACACCACTTACAATCAACGGGCATGATGGATTTAAAATGGCTATGATTACAAGAGGCGGAATAAATCTTAAAGAGATAAATCCAAGGACAATGCAGAGCAAGCTAATTGATGGTTTATACTTTTGCGGAGAGGTTATGAATCTAGATGGTCCATGTGGAGGCTACAACCTCCAATGGAGTTTTGCCAGCGGATATTTGGCTGGATTGTTAAAAAAATAA
- a CDS encoding thiamine phosphate synthase has protein sequence MQKYLITSAEFCMDTPNVFKNTLYNQFLKHKPNYALYRDKSNKNYNLGASSFMDVCRKFETMKSFIHQHADLAKELNATGVHLTSKQFDKIFDAKKFGLEVIVSTHTFEEVLLAQELGADAVTFSPIFTSPDKGEPKGVEELKELLEMCSIPVFALGGIVKTLHVGMIGQTKAYGFASIRYFK, from the coding sequence ATGCAAAAGTATCTGATTACTTCTGCGGAGTTTTGTATGGACACTCCAAATGTTTTCAAAAATACTTTATACAATCAGTTTTTAAAACATAAACCAAATTATGCACTCTATAGAGACAAGTCAAATAAAAATTACAATCTTGGAGCAAGTTCTTTTATGGATGTTTGCCGAAAGTTTGAAACTATGAAAAGTTTTATTCACCAACATGCAGATTTGGCTAAAGAACTAAATGCAACTGGTGTTCATCTAACTTCTAAGCAGTTTGACAAGATTTTTGATGCCAAAAAATTTGGCCTTGAAGTTATTGTAAGCACTCATACTTTTGAAGAAGTTTTGTTGGCTCAAGAGTTGGGAGCTGATGCCGTAACTTTCAGTCCAATTTTTACATCTCCAGATAAAGGTGAGCCAAAAGGGGTAGAAGAGCTAAAAGAGCTTTTGGAGATGTGTTCTATTCCTGTATTTGCATTGGGTGGAATAGTTAAAACGCTACATGTAGGTATGATTGGGCAGACAAAAGCTTATGGTTTTGCTTCTATCAGGTACTTTAAATAG
- a CDS encoding ribonucleoside triphosphate reductase, whose protein sequence is MVENILKRDGTHKEFLSYKIEDAIKKAFKSQHVTYDSSVFHNVLEKLKDRRVVAVEDIQDSIEEELYKARYYDVMKSFLLYRHMHKMQRDHLLEEDTTYINSTQTIEEYISGTDWRIKANSNTGYSNAGLVNNTAGKVIANYWLDKIYTKEEGQAHRNGDYHIHDLDCLTGYCAGWSLRALLDEGFNGVRGRVESDAPKHFREALGQMANFLGILQSEWAGAQAFSSFDTYLAPYVFRDKLPYKEIKKAIRSFIYNLNVPARWGQSPFTNVTIDWTVPEDLKDQIPTSKQTHLFKGLLDSELEEMAAERGCKNLEDMTYKNFQSEMNQINKAYYEVMTEGDKTGQPFTFPIPTVNITEDFDWYGENTDVLFENTAKIGSSYFQNFIGSQYKRNDAGELIANEEAYKPGHVRSMCCRLQLDLRELLKRGGGLFGSAEMTGSIGVVTINMARLGFLYKGDKESLMLRIDQLMNHAKNTLEKKRVFIQEMYDRGLFPYTMRYLPGFKNHFSTIGVNGINEMIRNFTSDAYDVRSEAGIEFATEILNHMRDRMVEFQEETGNLYNLEATPAEGTTYRFAKEDKKRYGDSILQAGMDDNIYYTNSSQIPVDVTNDPFEALTLQDDLQCKYTGGTVLHLYMKEKVSSTEACRKLVKNVISNFRLPYITITPLFSVCPKHGYIAGEHEYCPKCDEEILIEENIA, encoded by the coding sequence ATGGTTGAAAATATATTAAAAAGAGACGGAACACATAAAGAGTTTTTATCATACAAGATTGAAGACGCTATTAAAAAAGCATTTAAGTCTCAGCATGTCACTTATGATAGCTCTGTGTTTCACAATGTACTAGAAAAACTTAAAGATAGAAGGGTTGTAGCTGTTGAAGATATACAAGATTCAATAGAAGAAGAGCTATACAAAGCAAGATACTATGATGTAATGAAGTCATTTTTACTTTATCGCCATATGCATAAAATGCAAAGAGACCACCTGCTAGAAGAAGACACAACATACATAAACTCAACTCAAACTATTGAAGAGTATATTTCTGGTACCGACTGGAGAATTAAAGCAAATTCTAATACTGGCTACTCAAATGCAGGACTTGTAAACAACACTGCCGGTAAAGTTATTGCAAACTACTGGTTAGATAAAATTTATACAAAAGAAGAGGGTCAGGCACATAGAAACGGTGACTACCATATTCACGACCTTGATTGTTTAACTGGTTACTGTGCAGGATGGAGCTTAAGAGCACTTCTAGATGAAGGTTTTAACGGTGTAAGAGGTAGAGTTGAAAGTGATGCTCCAAAGCATTTTCGTGAGGCTCTTGGTCAAATGGCAAACTTTTTAGGGATACTTCAAAGTGAGTGGGCTGGCGCGCAAGCTTTTTCATCATTTGATACATATTTAGCTCCTTATGTTTTCAGAGACAAACTTCCGTATAAAGAGATAAAAAAAGCTATTAGAAGTTTTATTTACAATCTTAATGTTCCTGCTCGTTGGGGTCAGTCACCTTTTACAAATGTTACAATTGACTGGACTGTGCCAGAGGATTTAAAAGATCAAATTCCTACATCTAAGCAAACTCACCTTTTTAAAGGTCTTCTTGATAGTGAACTAGAAGAAATGGCAGCTGAGCGCGGTTGTAAAAATCTTGAAGATATGACATATAAGAATTTCCAATCTGAAATGAATCAGATCAACAAAGCTTATTATGAGGTTATGACTGAGGGAGATAAAACTGGTCAACCGTTTACATTCCCTATTCCTACTGTAAATATTACAGAAGATTTTGATTGGTACGGAGAAAATACAGATGTACTTTTTGAAAACACTGCAAAAATAGGCTCATCGTATTTTCAAAACTTTATTGGCTCTCAGTACAAAAGAAACGATGCTGGTGAACTTATAGCGAATGAAGAAGCTTATAAGCCTGGACATGTAAGAAGTATGTGCTGTCGTTTGCAACTTGATTTAAGAGAGCTTCTAAAGCGTGGTGGTGGTCTTTTTGGTAGTGCTGAGATGACAGGAAGCATAGGTGTTGTGACTATTAATATGGCAAGACTTGGCTTTTTATATAAAGGTGATAAAGAGTCATTAATGCTTCGTATTGACCAACTTATGAATCACGCAAAAAACACTTTAGAAAAGAAACGTGTATTTATTCAAGAGATGTATGACAGAGGACTATTCCCATACACTATGAGATATTTACCAGGTTTTAAAAACCACTTCTCTACTATTGGTGTAAACGGAATAAATGAGATGATTAGAAACTTCACAAGTGATGCTTATGATGTAAGATCTGAAGCAGGAATAGAGTTTGCTACTGAGATTTTAAACCATATGAGAGACAGAATGGTTGAATTTCAAGAAGAGACAGGAAACCTTTACAATCTTGAGGCAACACCAGCTGAGGGAACAACTTATAGATTTGCAAAAGAAGATAAAAAGAGATACGGTGATTCAATTCTTCAAGCTGGTATGGATGATAATATTTACTATACAAACTCATCACAAATTCCAGTTGATGTTACAAATGATCCATTTGAAGCGTTAACACTTCAAGATGATCTTCAGTGTAAATATACAGGCGGAACAGTTCTTCACTTGTACATGAAAGAAAAAGTTAGTTCTACTGAGGCATGTAGAAAGCTTGTAAAAAATGTTATTTCAAACTTTAGACTTCCATATATCACAATTACGCCTCTGTTTTCAGTGTGTCCTAAACATGGTTACATAGCTGGAGAACATGAGTATTGCCCAAAATGTGATGAAGAAATTTTGATAGAAGAGAACATTGCTTAA
- the nrdD gene encoding anaerobic ribonucleoside-triphosphate reductase, translated as MSKNEALKLHEEKRQKCIVYTRVMGYHRPVESFNVGKTGEHKQRKQFTEC; from the coding sequence ATGAGTAAAAATGAAGCATTAAAGTTACACGAAGAAAAAAGACAAAAATGTATAGTATATACAAGAGTAATGGGTTATCATAGACCTGTTGAGAGTTTCAATGTAGGAAAAACTGGTGAGCACAAACAGAGAAAACAATTCACTGAATGCTAA
- a CDS encoding anaerobic ribonucleoside-triphosphate reductase activating protein, which produces MSTNRENNSLNANVIYDCTSFTHLDYPNHLACIVWFSGCNMRCDYCYNKDIVFAKDGEHSYNDILTFLKSRKNLLDAVVLSGGEATSHNLKEFCQAVKEMGFKIKLDTNGINTLKIKELLELNLLDYVALDFKAPKAKFQQITYSNKYEDFSNTLDMLIESSIDFEVRTTIHNDLLHVEDVNEIIKELKKKGYSNKYYLQEFLDTKSNIGNIQTATNKFDKSRLSNELEVIWR; this is translated from the coding sequence GTGAGCACAAACAGAGAAAACAATTCACTGAATGCTAATGTAATTTATGATTGCACATCATTTACTCACCTAGACTATCCAAATCATCTAGCTTGTATAGTTTGGTTCAGTGGGTGCAATATGAGGTGCGATTACTGCTATAACAAAGATATTGTATTTGCCAAAGATGGTGAGCATAGCTATAATGATATTTTAACTTTTTTAAAAAGTAGAAAGAATCTTTTAGATGCTGTTGTTCTATCTGGCGGCGAAGCAACTTCACATAACTTAAAAGAGTTTTGTCAGGCTGTAAAAGAGATGGGTTTTAAAATCAAACTTGATACAAACGGTATCAATACTCTAAAAATTAAAGAGTTGCTTGAATTAAACCTACTTGACTATGTCGCACTTGATTTCAAAGCTCCAAAAGCAAAATTTCAACAAATAACCTACTCCAATAAATACGAAGATTTTTCAAATACATTGGATATGCTTATTGAGAGTTCAATTGATTTTGAAGTAAGAACTACAATCCATAATGATTTGCTACATGTAGAAGATGTCAATGAAATTATAAAAGAGTTAAAGAAAAAAGGTTACAGTAATAAATACTACTTACAAGAGTTCTTGGATACCAAATCTAATATTGGAAATATACAAACAGCAACAAATAAATTTGACAAATCACGTTTAAGTAATGAGCTAGAAGTTATTTGGAGATAA
- a CDS encoding EAL domain-containing protein, translating into MEVSDFTLTSSIDVPSVLENVQKLKKDNVLIHIVSFIHNTVLVQSLKNELTKVFPSAKVVLLKHSDKITTCLTVYNLKMDIEIQNINDEVLRELNAQTTKKDLSIKEYRNKLFSRYFTDHLTNLPNVYKLRNDLDEEKDFALVVFNIDNFQTINNFYGFIVGDYVIEQVGKYLQETISDNEIYRLSGDEFAFILDKDIGFYELKDYLNNLYNNIKNFVVDYQGINIYIDFTLASSTNGDSKNIFSKVSMALKYAKELGIPFWIYEDRMNFENEYERNLKLSGIVRYAVENSHIVPYYQAIVDTKTSEIKKYECLARLIDKNGKILSPVLFIPIAKKIKVYNIVTKTIIDKSFATFENSEFEFSINLSIEDIMSSEIFNFIIEKLKNSKASNRVIFELLESDAIIDFKKVERFISEVKRYGAKIAIDDFGSGYSNFAYLTNMRADYIKIDGALVQNIDVDENSLLVVETIVEFAKKLGIKTIAEYVHSSVIMDKVKELGVDYSQGFYIDEPSVNLK; encoded by the coding sequence ATGGAAGTCAGTGATTTTACATTAACATCTTCAATAGATGTACCAAGTGTACTAGAAAATGTTCAAAAACTGAAAAAAGATAATGTTTTAATTCATATTGTATCTTTTATACATAATACTGTTTTAGTTCAGAGTTTAAAAAATGAACTAACAAAGGTGTTCCCCAGCGCTAAAGTAGTTTTACTGAAGCATAGTGATAAAATTACAACATGCCTGACTGTATATAACTTAAAGATGGATATAGAGATTCAGAATATAAATGATGAAGTGCTAAGAGAGCTAAATGCACAAACTACGAAAAAAGATTTGAGTATAAAAGAGTACAGAAATAAGCTTTTTAGTAGATACTTTACAGACCATTTAACAAACCTTCCAAATGTATATAAACTTAGAAATGACCTAGATGAAGAAAAAGATTTTGCTTTAGTAGTTTTTAATATAGACAACTTTCAGACAATTAACAATTTTTATGGTTTTATTGTTGGAGATTACGTGATTGAACAAGTTGGAAAATATCTTCAAGAAACTATTTCTGATAATGAAATATATAGACTCTCAGGCGATGAGTTTGCATTTATCTTAGACAAAGACATTGGTTTTTATGAGCTTAAAGATTATTTGAATAATCTTTACAATAATATTAAAAATTTTGTTGTTGATTATCAGGGTATAAATATATATATAGATTTTACATTGGCATCATCTACGAATGGAGATAGTAAAAATATATTTTCTAAAGTCTCTATGGCGCTTAAATACGCAAAAGAACTAGGCATTCCTTTTTGGATATATGAAGATAGAATGAACTTTGAAAATGAGTATGAAAGAAATTTAAAACTCTCTGGAATTGTTAGATATGCTGTAGAAAACTCTCATATTGTCCCTTATTATCAAGCTATTGTTGATACTAAAACCTCAGAAATTAAAAAGTATGAGTGCTTGGCAAGATTAATAGATAAAAATGGAAAGATACTCTCACCAGTTCTTTTTATTCCTATTGCAAAAAAAATCAAAGTTTATAATATAGTAACAAAAACTATAATCGATAAATCTTTTGCTACATTTGAAAACAGTGAGTTCGAATTTAGTATTAACCTTTCTATAGAAGATATTATGAGTAGTGAAATATTTAATTTTATTATAGAGAAATTAAAAAATTCCAAAGCATCAAATAGAGTTATTTTTGAGTTGCTTGAGTCAGATGCAATTATTGATTTTAAAAAAGTAGAGCGCTTCATAAGTGAAGTAAAGAGATATGGTGCAAAAATAGCTATTGATGACTTTGGAAGCGGCTACTCAAACTTTGCATATTTAACAAATATGAGGGCTGATTATATAAAGATAGATGGCGCGCTTGTGCAAAATATTGATGTAGATGAAAATTCACTTTTAGTCGTAGAAACAATAGTTGAATTTGCAAAAAAACTTGGTATAAAAACTATAGCAGAATATGTTCACTCTAGTGTTATTATGGATAAAGTTAAAGAGCTTGGCGTTGATTATTCTCAAGGGTTTTATATAGATGAGCCATCTGTTAATCTTAAATAA
- a CDS encoding uracil-DNA glycosylase — translation MKSFQNLLLLQNLYRLKAIGFEYSDPFSVNKKSSNEKPSTLDELVRDISTCHLCDLSKSRSQSMSGFGNPNADIMIIDYSVSLNEDNTNSYYTGRSGEILTNMIENVLKLKTEDVYFTHAIKCKPLNSNAPSNSEWDSCKNHLFSQIEFVKPKIIVTLGKDAYAKVTSENENFQSVRGHVIDFKEYKLIPIFHPNHLLRNPDDKKIALNDLKTIKSCI, via the coding sequence TTGAAGTCTTTTCAAAATCTGCTTCTTCTTCAAAATTTGTATCGACTTAAGGCTATTGGCTTTGAGTATAGTGATCCATTTTCTGTTAATAAAAAAAGCTCAAATGAAAAGCCTTCTACCCTTGATGAATTAGTAAGAGACATATCTACCTGTCATCTGTGCGATTTAAGTAAATCAAGATCCCAAAGTATGAGTGGTTTTGGAAACCCAAATGCTGATATTATGATAATAGACTATAGTGTTTCACTAAACGAAGATAATACAAATTCTTACTACACTGGTCGTTCAGGTGAAATTTTAACAAATATGATAGAGAATGTTTTGAAATTAAAGACTGAAGATGTTTATTTTACACATGCTATAAAATGTAAACCTTTAAATTCAAATGCTCCATCAAATTCTGAATGGGACTCATGTAAAAACCATCTATTTTCACAAATAGAATTTGTTAAACCAAAAATAATTGTAACCTTAGGTAAAGATGCTTATGCTAAAGTTACATCTGAGAATGAAAATTTTCAAAGTGTAAGAGGACATGTTATTGACTTTAAAGAGTATAAACTTATCCCAATTTTCCACCCGAACCATTTGCTTAGAAATCCAGATGATAAAAAAATTGCACTAAATGATTTAAAAACTATAAAGAGTTGTATATGA
- a CDS encoding YbgC/FadM family acyl-CoA thioesterase has product MNIRVYYEDTDTGGVVYHSNYLNFCERARSDSFFKLGSTPVLENGHFVARKVEADYFLSAKLGDELKVTTELLVMKAASFKLLQTIYKEEKKIFELSITLAYITFEGKPQKITTDVKELLLSLFSK; this is encoded by the coding sequence ATGAACATACGGGTCTATTATGAAGATACAGATACTGGAGGAGTAGTTTACCACTCAAACTATTTAAATTTTTGTGAGCGTGCTAGAAGTGACTCCTTCTTCAAATTGGGAAGTACCCCCGTTCTTGAAAATGGCCATTTTGTAGCAAGAAAAGTTGAAGCTGACTATTTTTTAAGTGCTAAATTAGGCGATGAGCTAAAAGTGACAACAGAACTTTTAGTTATGAAAGCAGCCTCATTTAAACTTTTACAAACAATTTATAAGGAAGAAAAAAAAATATTTGAATTGTCAATTACTTTAGCATATATAACATTTGAAGGGAAGCCCCAAAAAATTACAACAGATGTGAAAGAGCTTTTGTTGTCACTCTTCAGCAAGTGA